A single region of the Shumkonia mesophila genome encodes:
- a CDS encoding LysR family transcriptional regulator: MNLRQLEYFLAVAKSLNITGAAADLGVAQPTLTKSIRALEEELGVQLFDRLPRGVQLTEFGQSLLRHAETVNVQVQDAMSEIDWLRRGAVGTVSIGAGPAWLRRHLPVSLARTVMANPAVRARVVGGYDDVLLRALRRGELDFVVAELPLRELSQDLAIERLTADELGPCCRADHPLARQNEPEPCQLLEFPWILPPRNTRSHRRLQALFVALDLPLPQIVVETESMAFILNMLRESDALSFLGSTTMQWSEGQDIAMLKVPRISAVREAGLISRKDGWLSPAATAIIAELRIVCAARPKN; this comes from the coding sequence ATGAACCTTCGTCAGCTCGAGTATTTCCTGGCGGTCGCCAAATCGCTCAACATCACGGGCGCGGCCGCCGATCTTGGCGTCGCCCAGCCCACCCTGACGAAGAGCATCCGGGCACTCGAAGAGGAGCTTGGCGTGCAGCTGTTCGACCGGCTGCCGCGCGGGGTCCAGTTGACCGAATTCGGCCAGAGCCTGCTTCGGCATGCCGAGACGGTGAACGTCCAGGTGCAGGACGCCATGAGCGAGATCGACTGGCTGCGCCGCGGCGCCGTCGGCACGGTGTCGATCGGCGCCGGGCCGGCCTGGCTGCGCCGTCATCTGCCGGTCAGCCTCGCGCGCACGGTCATGGCCAATCCGGCGGTCCGGGCCCGCGTCGTCGGCGGATATGACGACGTCCTGCTGCGGGCGCTGCGCCGCGGCGAACTGGACTTCGTCGTCGCAGAACTGCCGTTGCGGGAGCTCTCCCAGGACCTGGCGATCGAGCGGCTGACGGCCGACGAGTTGGGCCCTTGTTGCCGGGCGGACCATCCGCTGGCCCGGCAGAACGAGCCGGAGCCCTGCCAGCTGCTCGAGTTTCCCTGGATCCTGCCGCCCCGGAACACCCGGTCCCACCGCCGGCTGCAGGCGCTTTTCGTGGCCCTCGACCTGCCGCTGCCGCAGATCGTCGTCGAGACGGAATCCATGGCCTTCATCCTGAACATGCTCCGCGAGTCCGACGCGCTCAGCTTCCTGGGCTCGACGACCATGCAGTGGAGCGAGGGGCAAGACATTGCGATGCTCAAGGTGCCAAGGATCTCCGCGGTAAGGGAGGCGGGGCTCATCAGCCGCAAGGATGGCTGGCTGTCGCCGGCCGCGACGGCGATCATCGCCGAGTTGCGGATCGTCTGCGCCGCGCGTCCCAAGAATTGA
- the gmk gene encoding guanylate kinase: MARRGLMLVLSSPSGAGKTTISRLLLEREGNLILSISATTRSPRPGEVDGRDYIFVSDSRFEEMVEAGEFLEYAEVFDHRYGTPRAPVERALREGTDVLFDVDWQGAQQLAHNAGTDLVSVFILPPSHAELEKRLKTRAQDSDEVVRRRMAKAASEMSHWEAYDYIVINRVVEESVAGVQAILAAERLRRKRQLDLPAFVSHLCRDA; encoded by the coding sequence ATGGCCCGGCGCGGCCTGATGCTGGTGCTGTCCTCGCCCTCCGGCGCCGGCAAAACCACGATCTCGCGCCTGTTGCTGGAGCGCGAGGGCAACCTGATCCTGTCGATTTCGGCGACCACGCGCTCGCCGCGTCCGGGAGAGGTCGACGGGCGCGACTACATTTTTGTTTCCGACAGCCGGTTCGAAGAGATGGTCGAGGCCGGCGAGTTCCTGGAATACGCCGAGGTCTTCGACCACCGCTACGGCACGCCCAGGGCCCCGGTCGAGAGGGCGCTCCGCGAGGGAACGGACGTGCTGTTCGACGTCGATTGGCAGGGCGCCCAGCAGTTGGCCCACAATGCCGGTACCGACCTCGTCAGTGTGTTCATCCTGCCGCCGTCGCACGCCGAGCTCGAAAAACGGCTCAAGACCCGGGCCCAGGATTCCGACGAGGTGGTGCGCCGGAGGATGGCCAAGGCGGCCTCCGAAATGAGCCACTGGGAAGCCTACGACTACATCGTCATCAATCGGGTGGTGGAAGAGAGCGTGGCCGGCGTGCAGGCCATCCTGGCCGCCGAACGGCTGCGGCGCAAACGCCAGTTGGACCTGCCGGCCTTCGTTTCGCATCTGTGCCGCGACGCCTGA
- a CDS encoding YicC/YloC family endoribonuclease translates to MAISSMTGFARAQGQNDRCSWIWEVKSVNGRGLDVRSRLPNGFDRLDPPIRERVVARFRRGNVSLSLSLQWNVRGAGFRINHTALDEVIGLLAEVQRRIPNAAPPRPEGVLALRGVIETAEEEVDEQAQQAMDAELLASLDAALDSLHAARRDEGRHLAEIVGGQFDEVEALCREAEAVVAAQPKAIRERLVSQVKALLEDLPALSEERLAQEAALLMTKADPREELDRLRGHLAAGRSLLRETDAVGRRLDFLCQEFNRETNTLCSKSPDMDLSRCGLALKAVIDQMREQVQNIE, encoded by the coding sequence GTGGCCATTTCATCGATGACGGGCTTCGCCCGCGCCCAAGGGCAGAACGACCGCTGCTCGTGGATCTGGGAAGTCAAAAGCGTCAACGGCCGCGGCCTCGATGTGCGAAGCCGGCTGCCGAATGGTTTCGACCGCCTCGACCCGCCCATTCGCGAGCGGGTCGTCGCCCGTTTCCGCCGGGGCAACGTCTCGCTGTCGTTGTCGCTGCAATGGAACGTCCGCGGCGCGGGGTTCCGCATCAACCACACCGCCCTGGACGAGGTCATCGGCCTTCTCGCCGAGGTTCAGCGGCGGATTCCCAACGCCGCGCCGCCCCGTCCGGAAGGGGTTCTCGCGTTGCGCGGCGTCATCGAGACGGCCGAGGAGGAGGTGGACGAGCAGGCCCAGCAGGCGATGGATGCCGAACTTCTGGCCTCCCTCGACGCCGCGCTCGATTCGCTGCACGCGGCCCGTCGCGACGAGGGTCGCCACCTGGCCGAGATCGTCGGCGGCCAGTTCGACGAGGTCGAGGCGCTGTGCCGCGAAGCCGAGGCGGTGGTTGCCGCCCAGCCCAAAGCCATCCGCGAACGCCTGGTCAGCCAGGTGAAGGCCCTTCTGGAGGATCTGCCCGCCCTTTCCGAGGAGCGGCTGGCGCAGGAGGCGGCACTGTTGATGACCAAGGCCGATCCGCGCGAGGAACTGGACCGGCTGAGGGGGCATCTGGCGGCCGGCCGGTCGCTCTTGCGCGAGACGGACGCGGTGGGGCGGCGGCTGGACTTCCTGTGCCAGGAATTCAACCGCGAGACCAACACGCTGTGCTCGAAGTCTCCGGACATGGATCTCAGCCGCTGCGGGCTGGCCTTGAAGGCGGTCATCGACCAGATGCGCGAACAGGTGCAAAACATTGAATAG
- a CDS encoding sensor histidine kinase, protein MIVRLHTRVTMAIIGLIAALVVVLSALLFVQFRQTMDETRESNSAAMAAALLKQAERRAQGVAVFLSESLTDPLSRQQWDAVRDLVLSARGRRGVDHVRVFNASRGIVVDGSDTVVADFPGVPDNKMTAVLSFGHSVTLIEGDRLSVSVPVAEGARILGGVTVGLLLTDVQSDIATTQALVEGIHQKGTTRLLTVSGIAAFVFAALGILFSVAVARGISGPIEKLVVLTRQIGRGAFDVSLPEQRGDEIGELGIALVTMARQRREADEKARRLQAELAHVSRVSTMGEMATGLAHELNQPLTAISNYVRGSIARLRKTNTVTQEVLDAMERAAAEALRAGEVIRRVRSFVQKVEPEKAPVDINATIRETVDLLQAEAQCHGVAVALDLATALDPVTADKIQIQQVILNLARNGVEAARENAPSSRRVIISTARCGDDLVRVTVRDSGRGVPSDLRQSIFEPFVTTKGDGLGMGLAICRSIVEAHNGRLELVEGVDAGTAFQFTLAVSGETGNKADEAHPAPAVPTAAC, encoded by the coding sequence ATGATCGTTCGCCTCCATACGCGCGTCACGATGGCGATCATCGGCCTGATCGCCGCCCTGGTTGTTGTGCTGTCGGCTTTGCTCTTCGTGCAGTTCCGCCAAACGATGGACGAGACGCGCGAGTCGAACTCGGCGGCGATGGCGGCGGCGCTGTTGAAGCAGGCCGAACGGCGCGCCCAGGGCGTGGCCGTCTTCCTTTCGGAATCCCTGACCGACCCCCTTTCCCGCCAGCAATGGGATGCCGTGCGCGATCTCGTTCTGTCCGCCCGCGGCCGGCGGGGCGTCGACCATGTCCGCGTTTTCAACGCCTCCCGGGGCATCGTCGTGGATGGCTCAGACACGGTCGTCGCCGATTTCCCGGGGGTGCCCGACAATAAGATGACCGCGGTGCTGTCCTTCGGCCACAGCGTCACCTTGATCGAGGGCGACCGCCTCAGCGTCTCGGTCCCCGTCGCGGAGGGTGCGCGGATTCTGGGCGGTGTGACCGTCGGCCTTTTATTGACCGACGTGCAATCGGACATTGCGACGACCCAAGCCTTGGTCGAAGGAATTCATCAAAAAGGAACGACCCGGCTGCTGACGGTCAGCGGCATCGCGGCATTTGTCTTCGCCGCCTTGGGGATTCTGTTCAGCGTGGCGGTGGCACGTGGAATCAGCGGCCCGATCGAGAAGCTGGTGGTGCTGACCCGCCAGATCGGTCGCGGCGCCTTCGACGTGTCGTTGCCGGAACAGCGCGGCGACGAAATCGGCGAGCTCGGCATCGCCCTGGTGACCATGGCGCGCCAACGCCGCGAGGCGGACGAAAAAGCGCGGCGGTTGCAGGCGGAACTCGCCCACGTTTCCAGGGTCAGCACGATGGGGGAGATGGCGACCGGCCTTGCCCACGAGCTGAACCAGCCGCTGACCGCCATTTCCAACTACGTGCGGGGGAGCATCGCGCGGCTCAGGAAAACCAATACGGTGACCCAGGAGGTGCTGGACGCCATGGAGAGGGCGGCGGCCGAGGCACTTCGCGCCGGCGAGGTCATCCGCCGGGTTCGCTCCTTCGTCCAGAAGGTGGAACCCGAGAAGGCGCCGGTCGACATCAACGCCACCATTCGCGAGACGGTCGATCTTCTGCAGGCCGAGGCGCAATGCCATGGCGTCGCCGTCGCTCTCGATCTGGCGACAGCGCTTGACCCGGTGACCGCCGACAAGATCCAGATCCAGCAGGTCATTCTCAACCTCGCGCGCAATGGCGTCGAGGCGGCCCGGGAAAACGCGCCATCGTCCCGCCGGGTGATCATCTCGACCGCCCGGTGCGGCGACGATCTGGTACGGGTGACCGTTCGCGATTCCGGACGCGGGGTTCCGTCCGACCTCCGCCAGTCCATCTTCGAGCCGTTCGTCACCACCAAGGGCGACGGGCTCGGCATGGGATTGGCCATTTGCCGGTCCATCGTCGAGGCCCACAACGGCCGTCTGGAATTGGTCGAGGGCGTGGACGCGGGCACCGCCTTCCAATTCACCCTTGCGGTCTCGGGAGAGACCGGGAACAAGGCCGACGAGGCCCATCCCGCCCCCGCCGTTCCCACGGCCGCTTGTTGA
- a CDS encoding SDR family NAD(P)-dependent oxidoreductase, protein MVRNFSSPRSILITGASNGIGAALATGYAAPGVFLALAGRNADRLEAVARQCRERGTDVAVKAIEVVDRAAMAAWIEGVDDAHPLDLVIANAGISAGTARSTDPVEKVREIFAVNVDGLLNTLDPAIARMRPRRRGQLAVVSSIAGFRGLPGTTAYAASKAAVRSYGEGLRGSLWEDGIGVSVICPGFVVSGMTAVNPFRMPFIMGADKAAGIIRRGLARDKARIAFPWPMYVVVWLMSVLPPAWTDPLFRRLPRNP, encoded by the coding sequence ATGGTGAGAAATTTTTCGTCTCCGCGATCCATCCTGATCACCGGCGCCTCGAATGGCATCGGCGCCGCGCTGGCCACCGGCTACGCCGCCCCCGGCGTCTTCCTGGCGCTCGCCGGACGCAACGCCGACCGCCTGGAGGCGGTGGCCCGGCAGTGCCGGGAGCGGGGCACGGATGTGGCGGTCAAGGCCATCGAGGTGGTCGATCGTGCCGCCATGGCCGCCTGGATCGAGGGCGTCGACGACGCTCATCCGCTGGACCTCGTCATCGCCAATGCCGGAATTTCGGCCGGAACCGCGCGCTCGACCGACCCCGTGGAAAAGGTCCGCGAGATCTTCGCGGTCAACGTGGACGGGCTGCTCAACACCCTCGATCCCGCCATCGCCCGCATGCGCCCGCGCCGCCGGGGACAATTGGCCGTGGTCAGTTCCATTGCCGGTTTCCGCGGCCTGCCCGGCACCACCGCCTACGCCGCCAGCAAGGCCGCCGTCAGAAGCTACGGCGAAGGCCTGCGGGGCTCGCTGTGGGAGGACGGCATCGGGGTGTCGGTCATCTGCCCGGGCTTCGTCGTTTCCGGCATGACGGCGGTGAATCCCTTTCGCATGCCGTTCATCATGGGGGCCGACAAGGCGGCCGGCATCATCCGGCGTGGCCTTGCCCGCGACAAGGCCCGCATCGCCTTTCCGTGGCCGATGTACGTCGTCGTCTGGCTGATGAGTGTCCTGCCCCCGGCCTGGACCGATCCGCTGTTCCGGCGCCTGCCGCGCAACCCGTAA
- the mltG gene encoding endolytic transglycosylase MltG yields MRRIAFLLVSLVLLALLAGGGVLAWGYAQFVRPGPLAAPATLVIPKGAGLGAIAAQLAAAGVIRHPTVFEAGANITGADGRLKAGEYAFPAAISVRDAIALLESGRTVVRRLTLVEGATVAQVAAQLTAADGLVGDIAGALAEGTLLPETYHYSHGDSRQEMVGRMARAMDDILARAWVERRPDLPLSSPREAVILASIIEKETAVPAERSRVAAVFVNRLKKGMRLQSDPTVVYALTGGKEALGRPLMRQDLKTPSPFNTYAQDGLPPAPICNPGRASVVAALNPADTDDLYFVADGNGGHAFARTLDEHNRNVARWRKLRDQETPGPADPR; encoded by the coding sequence ATGCGCCGCATCGCGTTCCTCCTGGTTTCCCTGGTTCTTCTGGCCTTGCTGGCCGGCGGCGGCGTGCTCGCCTGGGGCTATGCCCAGTTCGTGCGGCCGGGACCGCTGGCGGCGCCGGCCACGCTGGTGATCCCGAAAGGGGCCGGCCTCGGCGCCATCGCCGCCCAATTGGCCGCAGCCGGCGTCATCAGACACCCCACGGTCTTCGAGGCGGGGGCCAACATCACCGGTGCCGACGGCCGCCTCAAGGCCGGCGAATACGCGTTTCCGGCGGCGATCAGCGTTCGCGACGCCATCGCGCTCCTTGAAAGCGGTCGAACGGTGGTGCGGCGCCTGACCCTGGTCGAAGGGGCGACGGTGGCCCAGGTGGCGGCGCAACTGACTGCCGCCGACGGTCTCGTCGGCGACATCGCCGGGGCACTTGCCGAGGGAACGCTGTTGCCCGAGACGTATCACTATTCCCATGGCGACAGCCGCCAGGAGATGGTCGGACGCATGGCCCGCGCCATGGACGACATCCTGGCCCGCGCGTGGGTGGAACGCCGGCCGGACCTGCCGCTTTCCTCGCCGCGCGAGGCGGTCATCCTGGCTTCCATCATCGAAAAGGAAACCGCCGTGCCGGCAGAACGTTCGCGGGTGGCGGCGGTCTTCGTCAACCGCCTGAAGAAGGGTATGCGGCTGCAGTCCGACCCGACGGTAGTCTACGCGCTCACCGGCGGCAAAGAGGCCCTGGGGCGCCCCCTGATGCGCCAGGACCTGAAGACGCCCTCTCCGTTCAACACCTATGCGCAAGACGGCCTGCCGCCGGCGCCGATCTGCAATCCGGGCCGGGCCTCGGTGGTGGCCGCCCTCAATCCGGCCGACACCGACGACCTTTATTTCGTGGCCGACGGCAACGGCGGGCACGCGTTCGCCAGGACACTGGACGAACACAACCGCAACGTCGCCCGCTGGCGCAAACTGCGCGACCAGGAAACGCCCGGGCCGGCCGATCCCCGCTGA